ATGCCAGTAATGAACGCTTAGGGAAATTAATTCGCAATGCTGAGAAGGATAAAATTCCGGTCATGGCCGTTGTCGGGGCTAAGGAAGTTGAGTCCAATTGCTTGAATATTAGAACTCGTGCTAATGGAGAATTAGGCGCTATTCCTGTTGAAGATGTGATGACACGGATGCAACAGGCTATTTCTAATTACAGCAATTTCTGAATCTGATCAAGATGCAGAGCGAGAACCAGACCTAGAAATCTGATATTATCGGTCTGGCATGACTATACGCTGGATTTGAAATCATGACTGAAGCATTCGACCTTCTGGGGACAATTCCCATCAGGAAATATAATTTATGTTTTATTGTAGCCCCCTCATCCCTTGATGAAGTCGGGGTTAACCGCTTATTTCGGGTGCTTCAGTTATTGAAAACTATAATAACTATAAAAAAAACCCAAAAAGATTATGAGTACAACCAAAAAGGAAGTAGAATCTTTGTTGAAGAACCTACCGGATGATTGTTCTCTGGAAGATGTGCAATACCATCTTTATGTAATCGAAAAAGTCCGTCATGGGCTTACGATTCACGAAACGACCAGGAATCTCATACAAGAGGAAGCAGAAGGTTTATTAAGTAAATGGGTTATCAAGTAGTTTGGTCGCCTCAAGCCATTGATGATATTGATGCAATTGCTGCTTACATTGCACGAGATTCAATTTCTTATGCGGCGGCGGTTGTCCAAAGAATCATTGAAGTTACACGGAACTTGAGATTATCTCCTGAAGCGGGAATTATTGTTCAAGAATTTGGCGACGAAACCATCCGTGAACAATTTGCTTACACCTACCGAATCATTTATCAAATCCAAGACGACATTGTTACCATTGCCGCCGTGATTCACGGTAAAACGTTATTAAAATTTGAATTGAGTCAGCAGTAAATTCATCTTTTTCCCCCCGTAGAGACGTGCCATGGCGCGTCTTTACTCATTTAAGGTTTGACGGAATGATTTTGCTGCAATTAAAGGATTAGGATGTTGTACAAATTCCGCTAATACGGTTAAATTGAGAGAGGGAAGCAGTTCACTATTTTTGATTAATTCATAGCCTGATGTTTGCTGAAATTGTTCTATAGTTTCAGACCGAAAATGATAAACTTGAAACTGATTATTTTGCCAAAACCACACTTCACGGACTCCCAATCTTTGATAAACTTCTAAGCGATTAATTCCACCACTGGTAATGATAACTTCTATCGCTAAATCAGGAATTTCTTTATTGCTTCCAATACAATAACTTTCATCCGGTTCAGTTCCACCTCTTTGTTCTGGGTTCCGCAAGGTCATGGAACCTGTGGGATAATATTCGGTATTTGTTTCTAAAAAATAAATGAGTAATAAATCCCCAATTCGGGTTTTAATACTTTCATGATTGCGACTGGGTGACATAACTTCTAAAATTCCATCTAAATAGGTCAAGCGAAACTCCAAACTATCTTGTAATTGAGTTAATAACCTTTCATAATATTGCCAAGTCACCTTATCTGTGATGTAACGAACCTCGGAACCTTGTAAATTTTCTTCAGGATTAAGTAATGTTTCGAGTTTACTAGCTAACATTGTTAAATCTCCTTTTTATAAAATTATATCCGATTTTTTCATTGATTTTTGCACGAATAGTCCATCCGAACCCACCTAATTTTTAATTTGACTTAATTTTAAAACATCCGTAAAGGTTGCACAATAGCCGGGTAAATCATACACCGCAGGATGAACAGGATTTTGATAGGTAAAATGGCGATAATCGAGGCAAAATCTATCCCAGTCTGCCATTTGTATTTTAAATAGCCAGATAAAAAAGTTTGCTAATCTCGGTGATAAATTCAAGCGGAAATAAATGGGTTTCTGATAATATTGACAAGCGGTTTCTACAGCTTGATTTAAGGTTATTTCTGGATTTCCTAAAACAAATTGTTCTGTTTCCTGGGAAATAGGAGGATGATTCACTAAATAATATACCACTGTTGCAATATCAGCAGCATGAATAAAATGAAAACTCGCATCGGCTTGAAACCATCGAATTAAATTAATCCATTTAACCACATCAGAAATACCTCCTGATAAATGGGAATAGGGTTTATTATCCTCTCCTCCTAATACTAAAGTCGGAAATAATACCCTTAACGGAGGAATCTGAGGCGTTATTTTGAGTAATTCCTGTAAACATTCATATTTAGTTCTAATATAATCCGTGCCAATTTCGCCTGCTTCGGGTAATAAATTATTATTTTGATCTAAAATACTAGCCGTTGAAAAATATAATATTTGTTCACAAATTTTAGGATTTAATAATTTTACTAATTCTAAATTAGCTTTAACATTAATCTCTAAAACCTCTTGATATCCCCCCCAAGCTGTAGCAATTAAAATCGCTATATTAATAGTAGATAATAAATCTTTAAATTGATTGATGTCTCTTAAATTACCTTGAAGAATATGAATATCGGGACGATACTTATAATTAAAACCTAATTTATCAGGATTTCTAACTAATAAAAATAATTCATGTTCGGTATTTTGAATTAATTTCTCTACAATATAATGACCAATACAACCACTCGCACCTGTAATAAAAATTCGTTTTTTCATAAAACGTAGTGATGATTTCAGTAATCAACGATTCTTTTCCCTTAGTTTGTCCTTTTTTTTACGGGTAGGGGCGGGGTTTTCCCGCCCTTGATACGCGGAAAAAAACAACAAATTTAGGCGTGAACGCTTAATAATTGATCCGCTTGTTTTGCTGTTTCAAAGAAATAAGCAACGTTTTCTTCGGGGGTATTTTGAAGTACACCATGCCCTAAATTGAGGATATGACCTCGATTTCCCGCTTTTTTAATAGTATCTAAAATGCGATCACGAATCATGTCTTTTGAGCCGAATAAAATACAAGGATCAAGATTTCCTTGAACCCCAATATTTTGACCCAAACGTTGACGTGCATCCGCCATATCAACCATCCAGTCAACGCTGACAAAATCAAACCCGGTTTTAGCAATTCGTTCTAATAATCCCGAACTCCCACTAATATAAAGAATTAAAGGCGTATCAGGATGAGTTTGTTTGACTTGATCAACTACTCGTTTTTGATAAGGAAGGGCAAAAACTTCATAATCTTGGGGGCTTAATTGACCCGCCCAAGAATCAAACATTTGAATCACTTGCGCGCCAGAATCAATTTGATAACGCACATAAACAGCGATCGCATCTGCAACTTTTTCTAAGAATTTATGCAAAATTGCAGGTTCAGAAAATGCCATTTTTTTAATTACAGCATAATCTTTAGAACTTTTACCTTCAATAGCATAAGCCGCTAACGTCCAAGGCGCACCTACAAACCCTAAAACAGCAGCTTGATTTCCCACTTCCCGCCGTAACGTTTGCAGAATTTCCCGAATAAAAGGTAAGCTTTCTTCCGGTTCAATAGGATGCAGTTTTTCAACTTGTTCTAAACTGCGAATGGGCGGATCAATAATAGGCCCTTTGCTTTCGATAATATCGAAATTAATGCCAATTCCAGGTAGAGGCGTTAAAATATCAGAAAACAAAATCACGCCATCCGGTTGAAAGGCGCGGAAGGGTTGCAGGGAAATTTCAACGGCGATATCTGTTTTTTCAGAGCGTTCCCGGAAGGAAGGGTATTTTTCCCGTAGATCACGATATGCTTTCATATAGCGACCCGCCTGTCGCATCATCCACACGGGGGGACGATCCAGTTTTTCACCACGAGCAGCACGCAACAGATAGGGAATTTGGGTCGGTTCGGTCATTTTAACGTTACTAAAAGTTTAAAAAAGTTTTTAGGCCAATCCTTAGCTTACCACTGAAGGGGATTGACCGTTGACTGTTAACGCTTAACTGTATTCTTCCCCTCCTTCTCCCTTGCGTCCCCTGCTTCCCTATTTCTTCCCTTCTGGCGGTGGACAGTCGGGGTGAATGCCGCCTTGAGCGCAAATGTATTTAATTTGGGTCTCATCCAAATTAATTGCGTTGCTAAAATCTACATTTTTGAGACGGTTTGATTGAGCAGTTTCGTCAGGTTTAGAAATAAATTGATCGGATTTATTTTGTTGAGGAGAAACAAAGATTGCGCCTTTAAAATTGGTTCCGTCTAATTTGGCTCCTTGAAAATTAACTAAGCTTAAATTAGTATTTTTTAGATTAGCATCTTGCAAGCGGGCATTTTTGAAGTTAGAACCCGTGAGTTGAGCGGATGTCAAGTCGGCTTCTTGCAAATTTGCTCCCGTAAAATTAACCGCCGATAGGTCAGCATTTTTAAAGTTAGCTTGTTTTAAATTTCCCGATTGAAAATTTGCACCAGGGGCTTTGGCTTCACTGAAACGAGCTAACTTTAAATTTCCATTCGAGAAATTAGCACTGGATAATTCCGCACCTGTAAATTTGGCATCCGTCAAATTCGCTTGTTGGAAATTTGATCCTAATAATTTAGCACTGCTGAAATTAGCTCCCGTTAAATCAGCTTCCGATAAATTAGCTTTATTAAGATTCGATTTTAAAAAGTTACTGTATTTTAACAGAGTATTACTTAAGAACGCCCCTGTTAAATCAGCTTCCGTTAAATCAGCCCCACTTAAATCTGAAATCCAATCATCAAAGGTTCCCAACCGTCCATCTTCACCCGCACTTGCAAATCGACTATTTTTCAAGCTGGCTTTCGTCAGGCTAGTATTTTTAAAGTTAATTCCCGATAAATCGGTTTGTTCTAAAACCAAAGTAAATTGAACGGGTGGGGTTGTATTTTGTCCTAAATCAATCCGACTTAAATCAACATTATAAACAAAACCACCATAAACTTTCAGAATTTTACTGATTGCTCGTTGGGTGGCTTGTTGTCGCTGTCCCGTTAAAAGTTTTTCTTGATTTTCTGCTCCAAATTGCATCGAATCTAAATCATTTTTCAGAGCTTGATTTAATTTTCTTAAATCCGGTAAGGCTTCTGGGCCGGTACTAACTAATGCTTGTTGGATAACATCAATTAAGACGGGGTTTTGTTCCTGAGCTAATAAATCCACTAATAAGGGAATTGCACGGGGATCTTTAATCGCACCTAACGCTAAAATTGCTCCTCGTTTTTGGTCTACATTCGTGGAGGCATTGGGGGATAATTTACTGACTAAAGCCAGAAAAACTTCGTTATCCTGTTGTTGAAATTCTCGACGATTGGCTTGATTTTGAATATAAATTTGAGTCCCGACAAAGGTTCCTAAGACGGCTGCCATACTGGCACTACTGACAATAATTAAGGTTAATCCTGGATGTTGACGCATCCACGCCCATAAATTAAACTCCGATTTTGGGGTCTCTGGGTTAAGAACAATGGCATGAACCGCATCATCTTCTGCGATCCAATCATAATTAGTAAAGGGATTAAACACTAAAATAGGGGGGGCTTCTTGTACGGAAGTTCCTGCTAATAAATCATGTCCAGTCCGACCTTGAAATCGTTTCGCGATCAACGCATCTCCTAATAAAGTGGCACCGGATAAAGCCCCTAAAATTAATAAATTGGGATAGGCCCCCGTGACTTGCCAAAGACCATAAGCAATGGCGAATGGAATTCCCCAACGTCCGATTAATTCTCGACGGAGTGCCCGTCCCCATCCTGGGGGAAAACCATTCGGATTAATCACTTGTACCCCAAACCACAATTTAGGTAAGGTTTGACCCCGTTTGGCTAATAGATAAAGTTGCCACCCTCCCACAACCAGGGGTAAAAGTAATGCACCCGACCACAATAGATTCGTTAAGGGGGCTACTTTGGGACTGCGATCACGGACTGGAATTCCTAAAGTCGCCGCAACGGTTTGGGATGTCACCCGCACAACGGGATTCAGAGGGACGGGTTGATCACTGCGGTTGGAGACAACGCCCAGGGTAAAGGGAATTAACCCACTGACCGCAACTAAGGAAACCTCCGCCACAAACGCCCCCCAACGCCGAACCCAAAAGGGTACAGGCTTGGATGAAACCTCTGGCCAG
The sequence above is a segment of the Planktothrix tepida PCC 9214 genome. Coding sequences within it:
- a CDS encoding type II toxin-antitoxin system RelE/ParE family toxin → MGYQVVWSPQAIDDIDAIAAYIARDSISYAAAVVQRIIEVTRNLRLSPEAGIIVQEFGDETIREQFAYTYRIIYQIQDDIVTIAAVIHGKTLLKFELSQQ
- a CDS encoding Uma2 family endonuclease, which codes for MLASKLETLLNPEENLQGSEVRYITDKVTWQYYERLLTQLQDSLEFRLTYLDGILEVMSPSRNHESIKTRIGDLLLIYFLETNTEYYPTGSMTLRNPEQRGGTEPDESYCIGSNKEIPDLAIEVIITSGGINRLEVYQRLGVREVWFWQNNQFQVYHFRSETIEQFQQTSGYELIKNSELLPSLNLTVLAEFVQHPNPLIAAKSFRQTLNE
- a CDS encoding NAD-dependent epimerase/dehydratase family protein; translation: MKKRIFITGASGCIGHYIVEKLIQNTEHELFLLVRNPDKLGFNYKYRPDIHILQGNLRDINQFKDLLSTINIAILIATAWGGYQEVLEINVKANLELVKLLNPKICEQILYFSTASILDQNNNLLPEAGEIGTDYIRTKYECLQELLKITPQIPPLRVLFPTLVLGGEDNKPYSHLSGGISDVVKWINLIRWFQADASFHFIHAADIATVVYYLVNHPPISQETEQFVLGNPEITLNQAVETACQYYQKPIYFRLNLSPRLANFFIWLFKIQMADWDRFCLDYRHFTYQNPVHPAVYDLPGYCATFTDVLKLSQIKN
- the hemE gene encoding uroporphyrinogen decarboxylase, translated to MTEPTQIPYLLRAARGEKLDRPPVWMMRQAGRYMKAYRDLREKYPSFRERSEKTDIAVEISLQPFRAFQPDGVILFSDILTPLPGIGINFDIIESKGPIIDPPIRSLEQVEKLHPIEPEESLPFIREILQTLRREVGNQAAVLGFVGAPWTLAAYAIEGKSSKDYAVIKKMAFSEPAILHKFLEKVADAIAVYVRYQIDSGAQVIQMFDSWAGQLSPQDYEVFALPYQKRVVDQVKQTHPDTPLILYISGSSGLLERIAKTGFDFVSVDWMVDMADARQRLGQNIGVQGNLDPCILFGSKDMIRDRILDTIKKAGNRGHILNLGHGVLQNTPEENVAYFFETAKQADQLLSVHA
- a CDS encoding pentapeptide repeat-containing protein, with translation MTSPTVGRDTDQSQSPSSWPEVSSKPVPFWVRRWGAFVAEVSLVAVSGLIPFTLGVVSNRSDQPVPLNPVVRVTSQTVAATLGIPVRDRSPKVAPLTNLLWSGALLLPLVVGGWQLYLLAKRGQTLPKLWFGVQVINPNGFPPGWGRALRRELIGRWGIPFAIAYGLWQVTGAYPNLLILGALSGATLLGDALIAKRFQGRTGHDLLAGTSVQEAPPILVFNPFTNYDWIAEDDAVHAIVLNPETPKSEFNLWAWMRQHPGLTLIIVSSASMAAVLGTFVGTQIYIQNQANRREFQQQDNEVFLALVSKLSPNASTNVDQKRGAILALGAIKDPRAIPLLVDLLAQEQNPVLIDVIQQALVSTGPEALPDLRKLNQALKNDLDSMQFGAENQEKLLTGQRQQATQRAISKILKVYGGFVYNVDLSRIDLGQNTTPPVQFTLVLEQTDLSGINFKNTSLTKASLKNSRFASAGEDGRLGTFDDWISDLSGADLTEADLTGAFLSNTLLKYSNFLKSNLNKANLSEADLTGANFSSAKLLGSNFQQANLTDAKFTGAELSSANFSNGNLKLARFSEAKAPGANFQSGNLKQANFKNADLSAVNFTGANLQEADLTSAQLTGSNFKNARLQDANLKNTNLSLVNFQGAKLDGTNFKGAIFVSPQQNKSDQFISKPDETAQSNRLKNVDFSNAINLDETQIKYICAQGGIHPDCPPPEGKK